From Methanosarcina lacustris Z-7289, one genomic window encodes:
- a CDS encoding ion transporter: protein MLIMAASVNNNPQNKPPENNWRNTLYTIIFEADTPAGKLFDEVLILAILLSIIVVMLDSVSSFAVIYGGLFYSMEWIFTILFTVEYLLRLICVGRPTRYATSFFGVIDLLAILPTYLSLMLPGSQYLVVIRGLRLLRVFRVLKLAQYMGEADLLIRALRASRRKITLFLFTVLTLVVILGSLMYVIEGAESGFTSIPRSIYWAIITLTTVGYGDIVPETNLGQALASVIMIIWYRSSNIAVPTGIVTSEITFASRYSKGRVCLNCRFEGHDVDAKFCKRCGAEL, encoded by the coding sequence ATGTTAATAATGGCTGCTTCAGTGAACAATAACCCGCAAAATAAGCCACCTGAAAATAACTGGCGAAATACGTTATATACAATAATATTTGAAGCAGACACCCCCGCTGGAAAGCTTTTTGATGAAGTCCTTATTCTTGCCATCCTGCTGAGCATTATTGTAGTTATGCTCGATAGCGTGAGTAGTTTCGCGGTTATATATGGTGGTTTGTTTTATTCCATGGAATGGATTTTCACGATTCTATTCACAGTGGAGTATCTTTTGCGCCTGATCTGTGTTGGTCGACCCACCCGGTACGCCACGAGTTTCTTTGGTGTCATAGACCTGCTGGCAATTCTTCCGACATATCTTAGCCTGATGTTGCCAGGCAGCCAGTATCTGGTGGTGATCCGGGGTTTACGGTTACTCAGGGTTTTCAGGGTGCTCAAACTTGCCCAGTATATGGGAGAAGCTGATTTATTGATAAGAGCTTTACGTGCAAGCCGGCGAAAAATAACCCTGTTCCTGTTTACTGTTTTGACTCTGGTGGTGATATTAGGCTCCCTTATGTATGTTATTGAAGGAGCAGAGAGCGGGTTTACCAGCATACCACGGAGCATCTACTGGGCAATCATAACACTTACAACCGTAGGATACGGAGACATAGTCCCTGAGACTAATCTCGGACAGGCACTGGCATCAGTTATCATGATAATATGGTATAGATCTAGCAACATCGCGGTTCCGACAGGTATTGTCACATCCGAGATCACCTTTGCAAGCAGATACTCTAAAGGAAGGGTGTGCCTGAATTGCAGGTTTGAAGGGCACGACGTCGACGCTAAATTCTGTAAGCGTTGTGGAGCAGAATTATAA
- a CDS encoding Fe-only nitrogenase accessory AnfO family protein — MEFLEPGAEKGDFSINIEEIMFKNPELTSKKILILYLKNGEFNRLDVVCSHIPKWFYTDLGGLGFEYETVKESLNRKTVRIVRVQTL, encoded by the coding sequence ATGGAATTTCTGGAACCTGGTGCAGAAAAAGGTGATTTTTCGATTAATATAGAAGAAATCATGTTTAAAAATCCGGAGTTGACTTCAAAGAAAATTCTGATCCTCTATCTCAAAAATGGGGAATTCAACCGACTGGATGTTGTTTGCAGTCATATTCCAAAGTGGTTTTACACAGATTTAGGCGGCTTGGGGTTTGAATATGAAACTGTGAAGGAATCGCTGAATAGAAAGACTGTTAGAATAGTGCGTGTGCAAACTCTGTGA
- the anfO gene encoding Fe-only nitrogenase accessory protein AnfO — translation MKIAVVKNDNQQTSSIFEPGLIAIYEEDGGEWKVLNRFENKVCNAKSMAAVRMAVVDTIKQLDDVKVVVASEIPGIASGTFQAAGFDIILVENSVLGILQSKKKLLRQLRSGRKGPASLTSWNFWNLVQKKVIFRLI, via the coding sequence TTGAAAATCGCAGTTGTGAAAAACGATAATCAACAAACAAGTTCAATATTTGAACCGGGATTAATTGCAATATATGAGGAAGACGGGGGAGAATGGAAAGTCCTGAACCGTTTTGAAAATAAAGTTTGCAATGCTAAAAGTATGGCTGCGGTACGCATGGCTGTGGTGGATACCATAAAGCAGCTTGATGATGTAAAAGTAGTGGTTGCAAGTGAAATCCCGGGGATAGCGTCCGGCACTTTTCAAGCAGCAGGCTTTGATATAATCCTTGTGGAAAATAGTGTGCTGGGTATTCTTCAGTCAAAAAAGAAGTTATTGAGGCAATTGAGAAGTGGAAGGAAGGGCCCCGCAAGTTTGACATCATGGAATTTCTGGAACCTGGTGCAGAAAAAGGTGATTTTTCGATTAATATAG
- a CDS encoding D-aminoacyl-tRNA deacylase translates to MTDINPENVNNSKITIICSAPDLASQNIKTHLLNLREWKNLKLPPESGFSAARESVDGKFRLVDIEEIHVFQDGLDKKLEVAGLPASLIIFASKHRSKEEINSLTVHCTGNPSDEARLGGLPRSLAVSSPAAMKSILSEMKRLVGEKRLKYDVTLEVTHHGPTELSVPSIYAEIGSTEVQWTDPEAGEVAAKAILAVSLENVPVAVGFGGGHYAMRQTGLLLETRISFGHNFPKYRLEFVDEALIRQAVEKSNAEFAYFDRKSMKSEDRNRISEILGKLGLKVLKESEIREKYGREK, encoded by the coding sequence ATGACTGATATAAATCCAGAAAATGTGAATAATTCAAAAATCACCATCATCTGTTCTGCCCCTGACCTTGCCAGCCAGAACATCAAAACTCATCTTTTGAACCTGAGAGAATGGAAAAACCTCAAACTCCCGCCAGAATCCGGATTTTCAGCAGCTCGAGAATCTGTGGATGGAAAATTCAGGCTTGTAGATATTGAAGAAATCCATGTTTTTCAGGACGGACTTGATAAAAAACTGGAAGTTGCAGGGCTGCCAGCTTCCCTGATAATTTTCGCATCCAAACACAGGAGCAAAGAGGAAATCAATTCCCTTACCGTACACTGTACCGGGAACCCCTCGGACGAAGCCAGGCTCGGAGGGCTCCCCAGATCCCTTGCAGTCTCTTCCCCGGCTGCAATGAAATCGATCCTGAGTGAAATGAAACGACTTGTCGGGGAAAAAAGGCTAAAGTACGATGTAACCCTTGAAGTGACCCATCACGGTCCAACCGAACTCTCGGTCCCCTCCATCTATGCCGAGATCGGCAGCACTGAAGTCCAGTGGACAGACCCTGAAGCCGGAGAGGTTGCTGCAAAAGCCATCCTTGCGGTATCCCTTGAAAATGTACCTGTAGCTGTAGGTTTTGGGGGCGGGCACTATGCCATGCGCCAGACAGGGCTCCTGCTTGAAACAAGGATTTCTTTTGGGCACAATTTTCCCAAGTATCGGCTGGAATTTGTGGACGAGGCTCTTATCCGGCAGGCGGTTGAGAAATCAAATGCTGAATTTGCTTACTTTGACCGGAAATCCATGAAAAGCGAGGACCGGAACAGAATTTCTGAAATTCTGGGAAAGCTGGGGTTAAAAGTCTTAAAAGAATCTGAAATCCGGGAGAAGTACGGCAGGGAAAAATAA
- a CDS encoding DUF3147 family protein has product MFDINPFSLFLRFLFGGSAVLASTLIARTFGGRLGGIFAAFPAVYLAAVMGLSLEYKGSELLSVTEQLSKGALVGMAADVCCALAASYFILRYGWKRGLSYALFLWAVLAPLIYLTWFGF; this is encoded by the coding sequence ATGTTTGACATTAATCCGTTTTCTTTATTCCTTCGCTTCCTTTTCGGAGGAAGTGCGGTTTTAGCTTCAACCCTGATAGCCCGAACTTTCGGAGGCAGGCTCGGAGGGATCTTTGCTGCCTTTCCGGCAGTTTACCTTGCAGCAGTCATGGGCCTTAGTTTGGAATATAAAGGCAGCGAACTGCTGTCGGTGACCGAACAGCTTTCGAAAGGGGCACTTGTGGGAATGGCAGCAGACGTCTGCTGTGCACTTGCAGCCAGCTATTTTATTCTCAGGTACGGGTGGAAAAGAGGACTTTCTTATGCTCTTTTCCTCTGGGCGGTGCTTGCTCCTCTGATTTATCTCACCTGGTTCGGGTTTTGA
- a CDS encoding DUF3147 family protein has product MKVDIRDLGLRFIFGGLAVAACYVVLQFVPSKSFAGIFAAFPAVMAAAVIMAGHFGSSEQAADIALGASAGMLGCTFCVLTATFCMQHLGKWGLSLGIALVVWFFSSYVAIMLMQGLLEKRKEKRQ; this is encoded by the coding sequence ATGAAAGTCGATATTCGTGACCTGGGCCTGAGGTTCATTTTCGGGGGTCTGGCTGTCGCTGCCTGTTATGTTGTGCTCCAGTTCGTTCCTTCAAAGTCCTTTGCAGGGATTTTTGCAGCTTTTCCGGCTGTTATGGCTGCAGCGGTTATCATGGCCGGACACTTCGGAAGCTCAGAACAGGCTGCTGACATTGCCCTTGGAGCCAGTGCAGGGATGCTGGGATGCACCTTCTGCGTGCTCACGGCCACTTTTTGCATGCAGCACCTCGGAAAGTGGGGGCTGTCTCTTGGAATTGCCCTTGTAGTCTGGTTTTTCAGTTCTTATGTAGCAATTATGCTGATGCAGGGCTTGCTGGAAAAAAGAAAAGAAAAAAGACAGTAA
- a CDS encoding MATE family efflux transporter, which translates to MHEKSEFLGTENIRKLLFKLSTPVIIGMLVQALYNVVDTLFVGWAYGADSVRAIGGLSIAFPVQMIIMAFGIVLGTGGSSIISRALGARETERAERVLGNVFSLSLILSVLIAIPCLLYLDPILKAFGATSGILPYAREYLEIIIAGGIVFVFGVSVQNIVRAEGNARLAMNAMLIGGGLNILLDPVFIFGFGMGVQGAAIATVLSQAVGSAWLLLYFLKGKGAVRFRAETLKPSLGIIKEIGAIGFGSFVMEASSSVMMIFVYNALASYGGDAAIAVFGITMKINAFIFLPLLGMAFGLQPIVGFNYGAKQFGRIVEAVKWSLAATTAFGLFGLLIISLFPEQLLGLFSSDPEYLAVGKSAVVIMVIGLPLIGCNVVTTTLFQALGQAKPSFLLSISRQLLFLIPLVIIFPRLYGLAGVWAAFPVSDLLSFLLSGLMLLRVYRSFKKRTGVSKIGIGAEMAISSRLE; encoded by the coding sequence ATGCATGAAAAAAGTGAATTTTTGGGTACAGAGAACATACGGAAGCTCCTGTTTAAACTTTCAACTCCCGTGATTATCGGAATGTTGGTGCAGGCTCTCTATAATGTTGTGGATACCCTTTTTGTAGGATGGGCCTATGGAGCAGATAGTGTCCGGGCTATAGGTGGACTTTCCATAGCTTTTCCAGTCCAGATGATAATAATGGCTTTTGGGATTGTGCTTGGGACAGGAGGCTCTTCCATTATCTCGCGTGCCCTCGGAGCACGAGAAACTGAAAGAGCTGAGAGAGTCCTTGGAAATGTTTTTTCTCTGAGCCTGATCCTCAGTGTGCTTATTGCAATTCCCTGCCTTCTTTACCTTGATCCGATTCTGAAAGCCTTCGGTGCGACTTCCGGAATCCTTCCCTACGCCAGAGAGTATCTTGAAATTATAATTGCAGGAGGGATTGTTTTTGTCTTCGGGGTCTCAGTTCAGAATATTGTCAGAGCTGAAGGAAATGCTCGTCTTGCGATGAACGCTATGCTGATAGGTGGCGGCCTTAATATTCTCCTTGACCCGGTTTTTATCTTCGGCTTCGGAATGGGGGTGCAGGGAGCTGCAATTGCAACTGTGCTGTCCCAGGCTGTGGGTTCGGCCTGGCTCCTGCTATACTTCCTTAAAGGAAAAGGAGCTGTGCGTTTCAGGGCAGAAACGTTGAAACCGTCCCTGGGAATTATAAAGGAAATTGGAGCTATTGGGTTCGGATCTTTTGTGATGGAAGCCTCAAGCAGTGTCATGATGATTTTTGTGTACAATGCCCTTGCAAGCTACGGAGGAGATGCCGCAATTGCCGTGTTTGGCATAACAATGAAAATTAATGCCTTCATTTTCCTGCCTCTCCTGGGTATGGCCTTTGGCCTGCAGCCGATTGTCGGGTTTAATTACGGAGCAAAGCAGTTCGGAAGGATAGTAGAAGCCGTAAAATGGTCTCTTGCAGCGACAACAGCTTTCGGGCTCTTTGGCCTGCTTATCATTTCTCTCTTTCCTGAACAACTTCTCGGGCTTTTCAGTTCTGATCCGGAATATCTGGCAGTTGGAAAAAGCGCTGTAGTGATTATGGTCATTGGGTTGCCTTTGATAGGCTGCAATGTTGTCACAACAACCTTATTTCAGGCCCTGGGACAGGCAAAGCCCTCTTTCCTTCTCTCTATTAGCCGGCAACTCCTCTTCCTGATCCCTCTTGTGATCATTTTCCCCCGTTTGTATGGGCTGGCTGGAGTTTGGGCGGCTTTTCCGGTTTCGGACCTCCTGTCATTTCTCCTTTCCGGACTGATGCTTCTCAGAGTATACAGGAGTTTTAAAAAACGTACAGGTGTTTCAAAAATCGGGATCGGGGCAGAAATGGCAATTTCAAGTAGGTTAGAATGA
- a CDS encoding MarR family winged helix-turn-helix transcriptional regulator, which produces MEDPREICGPIAHIYRSHLAYMEKELEAYRIGSGQFNFLMVLYHRDGISQETLAKILKVSKATSTRALQSLEKEGYVYRQRDENDHRAYKVYLTEKGKEIRNVVLEKLISFVNTLLSDFTPEEKEIFRRLIQKAVFNLLEPGFEPPCPDRSDDMT; this is translated from the coding sequence ATGGAAGACCCAAGAGAAATATGCGGCCCTATCGCCCACATCTACCGAAGCCACCTGGCATACATGGAAAAGGAACTCGAAGCTTACAGGATAGGAAGCGGACAATTTAATTTTTTAATGGTTTTATACCATAGAGACGGCATCTCTCAGGAAACTCTTGCAAAGATTCTGAAAGTAAGTAAAGCAACAAGTACCAGAGCGCTTCAGAGTCTGGAAAAAGAGGGGTATGTGTACAGACAGAGGGACGAAAATGACCACCGAGCTTACAAAGTTTACCTTACTGAAAAAGGAAAGGAAATAAGAAATGTTGTCCTTGAAAAGCTGATTTCATTTGTCAATACTCTCCTATCGGATTTCACCCCGGAAGAAAAAGAAATTTTCAGGCGGTTAATCCAGAAAGCTGTATTTAATCTCCTTGAACCGGGGTTCGAACCTCCGTGTCCTGACAGGTCGGACGACATGACGTAA
- a CDS encoding PGF-pre-PGF domain-containing protein: MASAVEFIRTGNDSENISENISENISENISENISISTDEGQQAVNSGYILSPAQKKLSSDLLQLSDERYLSGEESPETLRTRMVKLGQLSQEDPVSRRAVLSGEKPKNAAGSGENASESSAYPDEKVYVYVYLEPFANSSILEGYCEVADRDEENHIAVAWVPLESLETVASLPEVRNIQTVLPPFVSQGNTVSEGDSILNYSHLRELYGVNGTGIKIGIISDGVDNLGDTQATGDLPSDVHVLSNKRGGNEGTNMLEIVYDVAPGAELYFHDFGNNRLEFNGAVDALVNEGCTVICDDIGWLADPFFEDGMVADHVKEVIKEHDLLYVSSAGNSGDSHYQGFFYDNGRGWHDFSSGKGEENNLQLEIPPSGEVWVVLQWADMWEHSGNNYDLYLKNRNTLETIASSEVYQDGNDLPLEYILYTNRGNNTLNASIEVRKTSGEARELELYIYKNTGTTLSAVNIVSKDSIFGHPALPEVITVGAVENRESGDYNIENFSSAGPVTLYYPSPEIRPKIDISGIDGVGVTGAGGILEQFYGTSASSPHVAAIAGLVWSASPEKSAMDIRRLLYTSSTDLGEPGYDNVFGYGLVDALRMHEQASVDPSTFAVKPDGGGDFASISDAINSSRPEDSIFVYPGTYRENVDVPWALNISSASGKPEDTVLEAEDPAKPVFRVTANYVKISGFGINGSGGKDGAVGTGIYLESAAACVLLNNKVSGCSPGVLLEDSFNNTLTGNNISNNTEGLRLTNSFLNAILENEFDNSININEASSGEVGLSNTWNTAAEIRYLYNGGVYENGGVYENGGVYENGGVYESRFGNFYSDYGGQDADGSGIGDTPYGSDPSPLIARLAAYSRGFEVGSTAPAQDMVSIKGDTLEFGIRSTRDCTFSWLLNGFLLQKNESASSAVLSINTGELTGSITSNNTSTPLPAEYNLTVIAANGSSALQHSWNLTTSPVKEETDTPEDINENNVIRSSSSGGGNGKSFRGSGGSGGSGESGAGGSPEPARNVESKELAQNFVTSGSHIRFDFARNATPVTAVEFDARKSAGKITVAVEMLKNQSVLVSGLPEGEVYRHFNIWAGNSGFASPENIQNPTVSFRVEKDWFSENGIDPASVYLYRYSASNWTELPSQITGEDESFFYFESETPGFVSFAVAGQKQNTSPEIGPDGAPEIWITRENADNSTEEGKEDNRKIPAPGFTICIILLLAGALWSKKQ, encoded by the coding sequence ATGGCTTCTGCAGTTGAATTCATCCGGACTGGGAACGACAGTGAAAACATCAGTGAAAACATCAGTGAAAACATCAGTGAAAACATCAGTGAAAACATCAGCATTTCCACAGATGAAGGACAGCAGGCTGTTAATTCCGGATATATTTTAAGCCCTGCACAGAAGAAGCTCTCAAGCGACCTGCTGCAGTTGAGTGATGAGCGTTATCTGTCCGGGGAAGAGTCGCCTGAAACTCTGCGAACCCGTATGGTTAAGCTGGGACAGTTGAGTCAGGAAGATCCTGTTTCGAGAAGGGCGGTTCTTTCAGGAGAAAAACCGAAGAATGCCGCAGGTTCAGGGGAAAATGCCAGTGAATCTTCTGCTTATCCGGATGAAAAAGTCTATGTGTACGTTTACCTGGAGCCTTTTGCAAACAGCAGTATACTCGAAGGGTACTGCGAGGTTGCTGACAGGGATGAAGAAAATCATATTGCAGTAGCGTGGGTTCCGCTTGAATCCCTTGAGACTGTGGCTTCTCTTCCTGAAGTAAGGAACATTCAAACTGTTTTGCCTCCATTTGTCAGTCAGGGAAATACGGTTTCGGAAGGAGACTCAATTCTTAACTATTCCCACCTCAGGGAACTTTACGGGGTAAATGGGACCGGTATAAAAATCGGGATTATATCTGACGGTGTGGACAACCTTGGGGATACCCAGGCTACGGGCGATCTACCTTCCGATGTGCATGTCCTGAGCAATAAGAGAGGGGGAAATGAAGGCACGAATATGCTTGAAATCGTCTATGATGTCGCACCCGGGGCAGAACTGTATTTCCACGACTTCGGAAACAACAGGCTCGAATTCAACGGGGCGGTCGATGCCCTTGTTAACGAAGGGTGTACTGTTATCTGTGACGATATAGGCTGGCTTGCTGACCCCTTCTTTGAAGACGGAATGGTGGCAGACCATGTAAAAGAGGTTATAAAAGAACACGACCTCCTTTACGTAAGTTCTGCAGGAAATTCCGGAGACAGCCATTATCAGGGTTTTTTCTATGACAACGGGAGAGGCTGGCATGATTTCAGCAGCGGGAAGGGAGAAGAAAATAACCTGCAGCTCGAGATCCCGCCCTCGGGAGAGGTATGGGTTGTTCTCCAGTGGGCCGACATGTGGGAACATTCGGGAAATAACTATGACCTTTACCTTAAAAACAGGAATACTTTAGAGACCATCGCGTCCAGTGAAGTTTATCAGGATGGGAACGACCTTCCCCTTGAATATATATTGTATACCAATCGTGGAAATAACACCCTTAACGCTTCTATCGAGGTCCGAAAAACCTCCGGAGAAGCCAGAGAACTTGAGCTCTACATTTACAAAAATACCGGGACAACGCTCAGTGCTGTAAACATCGTTTCCAAAGACTCGATTTTCGGGCACCCGGCACTGCCTGAAGTAATAACTGTAGGGGCAGTCGAGAATAGAGAATCCGGGGATTATAATATCGAAAACTTCTCTTCCGCTGGCCCGGTTACGCTCTACTATCCTTCTCCGGAAATTCGTCCAAAAATAGACATCTCCGGGATTGACGGGGTAGGTGTCACAGGTGCAGGTGGGATTTTAGAGCAGTTTTACGGCACAAGCGCTTCTTCTCCTCATGTTGCAGCCATTGCAGGTCTGGTCTGGAGCGCTTCTCCGGAAAAATCGGCTATGGATATAAGAAGGCTGCTTTACACCTCGTCAACCGACCTTGGGGAGCCAGGATATGACAATGTTTTCGGATATGGACTTGTAGACGCCCTCAGGATGCATGAACAGGCATCAGTCGATCCCTCCACATTTGCTGTGAAACCAGACGGGGGCGGAGATTTTGCCTCAATTTCGGATGCCATAAACAGCAGCAGGCCTGAGGATTCCATTTTTGTGTATCCGGGCACGTACAGGGAAAATGTGGATGTTCCCTGGGCTCTGAATATAAGTTCTGCTTCCGGAAAGCCTGAAGATACTGTTCTCGAAGCTGAAGATCCAGCGAAACCTGTTTTTCGTGTGACTGCAAATTATGTAAAGATAAGCGGATTTGGGATAAATGGCTCTGGTGGAAAAGACGGGGCTGTAGGAACTGGAATATATCTGGAAAGTGCAGCTGCCTGTGTGCTTTTAAATAATAAAGTGTCAGGATGCAGTCCCGGAGTCCTGCTGGAAGATTCTTTTAACAACACCCTTACAGGAAACAACATCTCAAACAACACGGAAGGGCTCAGATTAACAAACTCTTTCCTGAATGCAATACTTGAAAACGAGTTTGATAACAGTATCAATATCAATGAAGCTTCTTCAGGAGAAGTCGGGCTTTCGAACACCTGGAACACGGCTGCAGAGATACGCTATTTGTATAATGGCGGGGTTTACGAGAATGGCGGGGTTTACGAGAATGGCGGGGTTTACGAGAATGGCGGGGTTTACGAGAGTCGATTTGGAAATTTTTACTCTGATTATGGAGGCCAGGATGCAGACGGCAGCGGGATAGGGGACACCCCTTATGGTAGTGATCCCTCTCCCCTTATTGCCAGATTGGCAGCATACTCCAGAGGTTTTGAGGTAGGGAGTACAGCTCCTGCCCAGGATATGGTTTCAATTAAAGGGGATACCCTGGAATTCGGGATACGGTCTACAAGAGATTGTACTTTCAGCTGGTTGTTAAACGGATTCCTGCTGCAGAAAAACGAATCTGCTTCTTCTGCGGTTCTTTCCATCAATACTGGCGAACTTACAGGCAGCATTACATCGAACAACACTTCTACCCCTCTCCCGGCTGAATACAATCTGACAGTTATTGCAGCAAACGGTTCTTCAGCCCTGCAGCACAGCTGGAACCTGACCACCTCTCCTGTAAAAGAAGAGACGGACACGCCTGAGGACATAAATGAAAATAATGTAATCAGGAGCAGCAGTTCAGGTGGGGGAAACGGAAAGAGTTTCAGAGGAAGTGGAGGAAGTGGAGGAAGTGGAGAAAGTGGTGCAGGCGGCTCCCCTGAGCCCGCACGGAATGTCGAAAGCAAGGAACTGGCGCAGAATTTCGTTACCAGCGGAAGCCATATCCGGTTTGATTTTGCCAGAAACGCAACACCTGTAACAGCCGTGGAATTTGATGCCAGGAAAAGTGCCGGAAAAATTACAGTCGCCGTAGAAATGCTAAAAAACCAGTCTGTTCTGGTATCGGGCCTACCGGAAGGCGAAGTTTACAGACACTTCAATATCTGGGCTGGCAACAGTGGGTTTGCTTCCCCGGAAAATATTCAGAACCCGACAGTCAGTTTCAGGGTAGAAAAAGACTGGTTTTCCGAAAATGGAATTGACCCGGCTTCAGTTTATCTCTACAGGTACTCTGCCTCAAACTGGACAGAACTTCCGTCCCAAATCACCGGAGAAGATGAATCATTCTTCTATTTTGAATCGGAAACTCCGGGTTTTGTATCTTTTGCAGTTGCCGGCCAGAAGCAGAATACCTCACCTGAAATAGGCCCGGACGGAGCTCCGGAAATCTGGATCACACGTGAAAATGCAGACAACTCCACAGAAGAGGGCAAAGAAGATAACCGGAAGATTCCAGCCCCCGGTTTTACGATATGCATCATCCTTTTGCTCGCAGGCGCATTGTGGAGTAAAAAACAGTGA
- a CDS encoding DUF1699 family protein — protein MRIRVVSSREEIFTLNPNERIVHLAFRPSNKDIFGLVETCPKIEVLQLPKSYMNTVSKSIEMFLQMQRVQLLEGDVWGHRKDICEYYAIPSSVMEKIQGMKIEGKATEEIEKRVSRESKLNPGMVAYIMTKEIPV, from the coding sequence ATGAGAATAAGAGTAGTCAGTTCAAGAGAAGAAATCTTTACACTTAATCCTAATGAACGTATCGTTCACCTGGCTTTCAGACCTTCAAACAAGGACATCTTTGGATTGGTAGAAACCTGCCCGAAGATTGAGGTACTTCAGTTACCAAAATCTTACATGAATACAGTTTCAAAGTCCATAGAAATGTTCCTTCAGATGCAGAGAGTCCAGCTTCTCGAAGGAGATGTCTGGGGACACAGGAAAGATATATGCGAATATTACGCAATTCCATCCTCAGTGATGGAAAAAATTCAAGGGATGAAAATCGAAGGGAAAGCCACTGAGGAGATTGAGAAAAGAGTTTCAAGGGAAAGCAAGCTGAACCCTGGAATGGTCGCTTACATCATGACAAAAGAAATTCCGGTCTGA
- the alaXM gene encoding alanyl-tRNA editing protein AlaXM: MTEALYFLDCYLREFEATVEKVTDDKYVVLDRTAFYPESGGQPNDTGKLVRDGDGAEFEVVYVGKFNGDISHEIAQAVENAASNLKVGDRVKGVIDWDRRYKHMRMHTATHVIANVIEKEAGAQITGNQLGLDQSRVDFSLEAFDRDKFAEYEKIANEVIAQNHPVNFYLVSRKEAEEKLSRLTTLAKGFSEEIKEVRLVEIEGVTIEACGGSHLKNTGEIKGIKIEKLQNKGKSNRRMYFTLLD, encoded by the coding sequence ATGACAGAAGCACTTTATTTCCTTGATTGTTACCTGAGAGAATTTGAAGCAACCGTTGAAAAAGTGACGGATGATAAGTATGTAGTCCTTGACCGCACGGCTTTCTACCCTGAAAGCGGAGGACAGCCCAATGATACCGGAAAGCTTGTTCGCGATGGAGATGGGGCTGAGTTTGAGGTTGTCTATGTTGGCAAGTTCAATGGAGACATAAGCCATGAAATCGCTCAAGCAGTCGAAAATGCAGCTTCGAACCTGAAAGTCGGGGACAGGGTAAAGGGGGTCATTGACTGGGACCGGCGCTATAAGCACATGCGAATGCATACGGCAACCCACGTGATAGCCAATGTGATCGAAAAAGAAGCCGGAGCCCAGATCACAGGAAACCAGCTTGGGCTTGACCAGAGCCGGGTTGATTTCAGCCTTGAAGCCTTTGACAGGGATAAATTTGCAGAATATGAAAAAATTGCCAATGAAGTGATCGCCCAGAACCATCCTGTCAATTTCTATCTGGTCAGCCGCAAAGAGGCCGAAGAAAAACTCTCAAGGCTTACCACCCTTGCCAAAGGTTTCTCCGAAGAGATCAAGGAAGTCCGCCTGGTAGAGATCGAAGGCGTGACGATTGAAGCCTGCGGTGGGTCGCACCTGAAAAACACAGGAGAGATAAAGGGGATAAAGATCGAGAAGCTTCAGAACAAAGGGAAAAGTAACAGGAGAATGTACTTTACTCTTCTGGACTGA